A single region of the Hyphomicrobiales bacterium genome encodes:
- a CDS encoding hypothetical protein (Evidence 5 : Unknown function) yields the protein MTAPDPNIVYVPSAEHEAPHGLTFWAWLCHGKGDGWEERDKVIHDPRIIAAYRERPDLWRIEALYRGRCP from the coding sequence ATGACCGCGCCCGATCCGAACATCGTCTACGTCCCCTCAGCAGAACACGAGGCTCCCCACGGGCTCACGTTTTGGGCATGGCTCTGCCACGGCAAGGGGGATGGCTGGGAGGAGCGAGATAAAGTGATCCATGACCCCAGGATCATCGCGGCATACCGCGAGCGCCCTGATCTATGGCGCATTGAGGCTCTTTACCGTGGGAGGTGCCCATGA
- a CDS encoding hypothetical protein (Evidence 5 : Unknown function), which yields MTQNVLTAAITRFDAAAMEWGWQSDQGSKTTAIDASKQEYEDSKADLLRLANEAPRVLDPVYKAVERILDENSAWIARPNDEVTRRIALAATIAAHTLVTAERAEAETDVAPAGHQWKHHSPWDGAVVWREKQYWNGAYSRESRPLYLHPPKAAPDVEAISADAVKSASEDGQGFWRSCSGCHELNEGHPTGRYSKALLCHLGLGCHECGGIGAVWDTTDYSDFGRHLSEAPEPSFQARVQPWMMECFGAEISSDVVERCDRFIEEAIEAVQALSYPEERITALQRYVYGRPAGQINQEVGGVMVTLAALCLAVGVDMHVASETELARVWTKVDQIRAKQAAKPTGSALPQAVPPSPGPSQAPEASDPTDGEVYTGKLYGPLSYLNIPLGLTEEDWRTDTDPDDDPEVVSLPLFAAKDPMAITDAARIKPEAK from the coding sequence ATGACGCAGAACGTACTCACAGCAGCCATCACCCGTTTTGATGCCGCGGCCATGGAATGGGGATGGCAGAGCGACCAAGGCTCGAAAACAACCGCAATAGATGCCTCAAAACAGGAATACGAGGATAGCAAGGCGGATCTTCTGAGGCTGGCGAACGAAGCGCCGCGCGTGCTCGATCCCGTCTATAAAGCCGTCGAGCGGATTCTTGATGAGAACAGCGCATGGATAGCCCGACCGAACGACGAGGTAACCCGGCGCATCGCGCTCGCGGCAACGATCGCCGCGCATACCCTCGTTACGGCGGAGCGCGCCGAAGCGGAAACGGACGTTGCGCCAGCCGGCCATCAATGGAAGCACCATAGCCCGTGGGATGGCGCTGTTGTTTGGCGCGAGAAGCAATATTGGAATGGCGCCTACTCGCGGGAAAGCCGGCCTCTCTACCTTCACCCACCCAAGGCCGCGCCGGATGTCGAGGCAATCAGCGCCGATGCCGTGAAAAGCGCATCAGAGGATGGGCAAGGCTTCTGGCGTTCATGCAGCGGGTGCCATGAGTTGAATGAGGGCCATCCAACAGGCCGCTACAGCAAAGCTCTTTTATGCCACTTGGGCCTTGGATGTCATGAATGCGGCGGCATAGGCGCTGTATGGGACACTACGGATTACAGCGACTTTGGGCGCCATCTCAGCGAGGCGCCCGAACCGTCTTTTCAGGCTCGCGTCCAACCTTGGATGATGGAGTGCTTCGGCGCTGAAATATCCAGCGATGTCGTCGAGCGCTGCGACAGATTTATTGAGGAAGCGATAGAGGCCGTCCAGGCGCTCAGCTATCCAGAAGAACGTATCACAGCCTTGCAGCGCTACGTCTATGGCCGCCCGGCTGGCCAGATCAACCAGGAGGTCGGTGGCGTCATGGTCACGCTGGCGGCGCTTTGCCTCGCGGTCGGCGTCGATATGCACGTTGCCAGCGAAACCGAGCTTGCCCGCGTCTGGACGAAAGTCGACCAGATCCGTGCGAAGCAGGCCGCTAAGCCGACTGGATCTGCGCTGCCGCAAGCGGTTCCGCCAAGTCCCGGTCCGTCGCAGGCACCTGAAGCCAGCGACCCGACCGATGGAGAGGTCTACACCGGCAAGCTATACGGCCCGCTCAGCTATCTGAACATCCCCCTTGGCCTCACCGAGGAAGATTGGAGAACGGACACCGACCCGGACGATGATCCTGAGGTGGTCTCGTTGCCGCTGTTCGCTGCAAAGGATCCGATGGCGATCACAGACGCTGCGCGTATCAAGCCGGAGGCGAAGTGA
- a CDS encoding hypothetical protein (Evidence 5 : Unknown function), whose amino-acid sequence MQSAIDHLESVRARRIEAFATAARRKKAGVAAACAAMKQATVAALKAECAPPPKRRAKASETEAPAVSLFGG is encoded by the coding sequence ATGCAGAGCGCCATTGACCACCTCGAATCCGTCCGCGCCCGTCGCATCGAGGCCTTCGCCACGGCGGCCCGGCGCAAAAAGGCAGGCGTCGCCGCCGCCTGCGCGGCCATGAAACAGGCCACCGTCGCCGCCCTGAAAGCCGAATGCGCCCCGCCGCCGAAGCGCAGGGCCAAGGCAAGCGAAACCGAGGCGCCGGCCGTCTCTTTGTTTGGAGGGTGA
- a CDS encoding hypothetical protein (Evidence 5 : Unknown function), whose translation MAGQSENIATMGRVLLDAFGEHLDRCAEGRDGLNIVEMRTALSQVVGASASMVMSIACAITMDAAKLTGLRELCVSSFAMGLDGIIADIPRLVAQANAEMAEEQANAERH comes from the coding sequence ATGGCGGGACAATCAGAAAATATCGCCACCATGGGCAGGGTGCTGCTCGATGCTTTCGGGGAACATCTCGACCGCTGCGCAGAGGGGCGGGACGGTCTCAACATCGTCGAAATGCGCACCGCCCTTAGCCAAGTCGTTGGAGCCTCGGCGTCGATGGTGATGTCGATCGCATGCGCCATTACGATGGACGCCGCGAAGCTAACGGGGCTGCGAGAGCTATGCGTAAGCAGTTTTGCCATGGGCTTGGACGGCATCATAGCAGACATACCGCGCCTGGTCGCGCAGGCCAATGCGGAGATGGCGGAGGAGCAGGCCAATGCAGAGCGCCATTGA
- a CDS encoding DNA polymerase III beta subunit, producing the protein MSLTVERDHLLRALEAASRITPTKSPIPIAAHLLLAAGNGEGAHAMGSNLDCEVRADITRAEWEGAFAVALPAKQLVDLVRGMPAGSVIRLTPQGADVTVQCGRSRYKMPSLLAEDFPRLTAPDDATRLIIAGAELAEAMAAVAHAQADDKDWQNAGTRLSLCGGDLRVDAYCRRMYTRRTAPLVEDAEGSASAIVPREVAPSLIKIAADSASITLHLAANLIRVEGNGVTLTTKVVEAQWPDFDGQFPREPWHVITVERAPLAAALDRLSGVLVAKEASSRAVAIDFTASETLSLSVRDSIGGDGAEEVAASVATDGEREGAQAFKVYPRQVLDLLKATKANSVAIAIFDPAKPWRMTPAGAAPDDLSEIAFTSHIA; encoded by the coding sequence GTGAGCCTCACCGTCGAGCGCGATCACCTCTTGCGCGCCCTTGAGGCGGCCTCGCGCATCACCCCCACTAAATCCCCCATACCGATCGCCGCGCACCTCCTGCTGGCGGCCGGCAATGGCGAGGGCGCCCATGCCATGGGCAGCAATCTGGATTGCGAGGTGCGGGCCGACATCACCCGCGCCGAGTGGGAAGGGGCCTTCGCCGTCGCCTTGCCGGCGAAGCAGCTGGTGGACCTGGTGCGCGGCATGCCCGCCGGCAGCGTCATCCGCCTCACCCCCCAGGGCGCCGACGTCACCGTGCAATGCGGACGGTCGCGCTACAAGATGCCGTCGTTGCTGGCGGAGGACTTCCCGCGCCTCACCGCGCCGGACGACGCCACGCGCCTCATTATCGCCGGGGCCGAGCTGGCGGAGGCCATGGCGGCCGTGGCCCATGCCCAGGCTGATGACAAGGACTGGCAGAACGCCGGCACGCGGTTGTCCCTGTGTGGCGGCGATCTCAGGGTCGATGCCTATTGCCGCAGGATGTACACGCGCCGCACCGCGCCCCTGGTGGAGGATGCGGAGGGCAGCGCGAGCGCCATCGTGCCGCGTGAGGTTGCGCCCAGCCTCATCAAGATCGCGGCCGACAGCGCCAGCATCACGCTGCACCTCGCGGCCAATCTCATTCGGGTGGAAGGCAACGGCGTCACCCTCACCACGAAGGTGGTGGAGGCGCAATGGCCGGACTTTGATGGCCAGTTCCCGCGTGAGCCCTGGCATGTCATCACCGTGGAGCGGGCGCCGCTGGCGGCGGCGCTCGATCGCCTCTCCGGCGTGCTTGTCGCGAAGGAAGCGAGCAGCCGCGCCGTCGCCATTGATTTCACGGCGAGCGAGACGCTGTCGCTATCCGTGCGCGATTCCATCGGCGGCGACGGGGCGGAAGAGGTCGCGGCGTCGGTGGCGACAGATGGCGAGCGCGAGGGCGCGCAGGCCTTCAAGGTCTACCCCAGGCAAGTGCTCGATCTCCTGAAGGCCACCAAAGCCAACAGCGTCGCCATCGCGATTTTCGATCCCGCCAAGCCCTGGCGGATGACCCCGGCCGGCGCCGCGCCGGACGATCTGTCCGAAATCGCATTCACGTCACACATTGCTTGA
- a CDS encoding hypothetical protein (Evidence 5 : Unknown function), with protein MHIEAAYQHLQQSAAPRALALMTEARKAEWGWTDANTMTLARQIVEEAESLLEVGDIDAAQARLRSYVRPKWRDLADCDAAYVTAMAACGKAVPPRNSPSRMGARP; from the coding sequence ATGCATATCGAGGCCGCCTATCAACATCTCCAGCAAAGCGCCGCCCCCCGCGCGCTCGCCCTGATGACGGAGGCGCGCAAAGCCGAGTGGGGTTGGACTGACGCCAACACCATGACCTTGGCGCGCCAGATCGTCGAGGAGGCCGAAAGCCTCCTGGAAGTTGGCGACATCGACGCGGCGCAAGCGCGGCTGCGCAGCTATGTCAGGCCGAAATGGCGCGACCTTGCCGACTGCGACGCCGCCTATGTCACGGCCATGGCGGCCTGCGGCAAGGCAGTGCCGCCGCGCAATTCCCCCTCTCGCATGGGAGCCCGCCCGTGA
- a CDS encoding conserved hypothetical protein (Evidence 4 : Unknown function but conserved in other organisms) — MVTDVADSGVAGEELKQFIERIERMEEEKAAIAGDIKEVYGELKGRGFDTKAVRKVVQMRKKPPEERAEEDAILEMYMQALGMQ; from the coding sequence ATGGTGACCGACGTTGCCGATTCCGGCGTTGCCGGCGAAGAACTCAAGCAATTCATCGAGCGTATCGAGCGGATGGAGGAAGAAAAAGCCGCGATCGCCGGCGACATCAAGGAAGTCTACGGCGAGTTGAAGGGCCGTGGCTTCGACACGAAGGCCGTCCGTAAGGTCGTGCAGATGCGCAAGAAGCCGCCGGAAGAGCGCGCCGAGGAAGACGCCATCCTCGAAATGTACATGCAAGCCCTGGGGATGCAGTGA
- a CDS encoding conserved hypothetical protein (Evidence 4 : Unknown function but conserved in other organisms), producing MNRPSPTMLQTYSGRYVDLLAPDITTLNFEDAAIHLAATSRFNGATRFDGAACLYSVAQHTIIGTEEFQRQGKIEEARAFLLHDVQEYLIGDDTRPKRMALISAIAREIAPDNPDIYRAVRRAEAAFRRRIDAAIHVLAGVPWPLTPPVALAVDAMDCRLLRTEKRDLMIDVGPWGDDVEEALPLDQRIVPWPSPIARARLAQLFRRLLPALADPT from the coding sequence ATGAACCGCCCCTCCCCCACGATGCTGCAGACCTATTCCGGCCGTTACGTCGACCTCCTGGCGCCGGATATCACGACGCTCAATTTCGAGGATGCCGCGATCCACCTCGCGGCCACCAGCCGCTTCAATGGCGCCACCCGCTTTGATGGCGCCGCCTGCCTCTATTCCGTCGCCCAGCACACCATCATCGGCACGGAAGAATTCCAGCGCCAGGGCAAAATCGAGGAGGCGCGCGCCTTCCTGCTTCACGACGTGCAGGAATACCTGATCGGCGACGACACCCGGCCGAAGCGCATGGCGCTGATCAGCGCCATCGCGCGCGAGATCGCGCCGGATAACCCGGATATCTATCGGGCCGTGCGCCGGGCTGAAGCCGCGTTTCGTCGCCGGATTGATGCCGCCATCCATGTGCTGGCTGGCGTGCCGTGGCCCCTTACCCCGCCTGTCGCGCTCGCGGTCGACGCGATGGACTGCCGCCTGCTTCGCACCGAAAAACGCGATCTGATGATCGATGTCGGCCCATGGGGCGACGACGTCGAGGAGGCCTTGCCCCTCGACCAGCGCATCGTGCCGTGGCCTTCGCCCATAGCCCGCGCCCGCCTCGCCCAACTGTTTCGTCGCCTCCTACCGGCGCTTGCCGACCCCACTTGA
- a CDS encoding hypothetical protein (Evidence 5 : Unknown function): protein MTPRPAPVATERCTPGRAAYEADVAARPQYHDGSARKTWEQLDDVAQWSWERNPTPRAWIGIDAIGFALIMAAFFGWYIVLCPPASAATAPVGDAAALTLVTSILATLFGVALTVGGVALLVIAAVRALYRNRTRYDEHGLPRHRDLSRERRP, encoded by the coding sequence ATGACGCCCCGCCCCGCCCCCGTCGCGACCGAAAGGTGCACACCGGGCCGCGCCGCCTATGAGGCGGACGTGGCGGCGAGGCCGCAATACCACGACGGCTCCGCGCGCAAAACGTGGGAACAATTGGACGACGTGGCGCAGTGGTCTTGGGAGCGAAATCCGACGCCGCGCGCCTGGATCGGCATAGACGCCATCGGCTTCGCCCTCATTATGGCCGCCTTCTTCGGCTGGTACATCGTGCTGTGCCCACCCGCCAGCGCCGCGACAGCCCCTGTGGGCGATGCCGCAGCGCTCACGCTCGTCACATCCATCCTCGCGACCCTGTTCGGCGTCGCGCTCACCGTGGGTGGTGTCGCCCTCCTTGTGATCGCGGCCGTGCGCGCCCTCTACCGCAACCGAACCCGCTATGACGAGCACGGCCTGCCGCGCCACCGGGATCTCAGCCGGGAGCGCCGCCCATGA
- a CDS encoding conserved hypothetical protein (Evidence 4 : Unknown function but conserved in other organisms), which translates to MMRGHAELSSVAQKVFADHRMRKGPGYSWRLAAPGKGAYAFRVTWAPGIIVVSGNIDGAIYRVWPAFSSVRGAVDLIHRADFDYLAGKSTEATTYDREATIAAIIERADERLNDCDDASDWARILKDYGYFRLTDPLDEAARAAAAEIFREDDEFSEAAAYKLTGDAESPVYDYPPRARWAYEAVTLWAATMVATEPAWHRAHRRLQRAIADLKSYRRYPVHYRPVRFDAGRDLNGSRYWLRVQHERDGQTRVYFKGLRPWAPFGMRPGRFDLWRETGISWNDPIIFERVLSDRLLTTSEARL; encoded by the coding sequence ATGATGCGCGGGCACGCTGAACTCTCATCGGTGGCGCAAAAGGTCTTCGCAGATCACCGCATGCGCAAGGGGCCGGGCTATAGCTGGCGGCTGGCGGCCCCGGGCAAAGGCGCCTATGCCTTCCGCGTCACCTGGGCGCCCGGCATCATCGTTGTGTCCGGCAACATCGATGGGGCTATCTATCGGGTATGGCCAGCCTTCTCATCCGTGCGGGGGGCGGTCGATCTCATCCATCGTGCGGACTTCGATTATCTCGCCGGAAAATCCACCGAAGCAACGACCTATGACCGCGAAGCGACGATCGCCGCGATCATCGAGCGCGCGGATGAGCGCCTGAACGATTGTGACGACGCCTCGGATTGGGCGCGCATCCTCAAAGACTATGGCTATTTCAGGCTGACTGACCCGCTAGATGAAGCCGCGCGCGCCGCGGCGGCGGAGATTTTCCGCGAGGATGATGAGTTCTCGGAGGCGGCCGCCTATAAACTCACGGGCGACGCTGAGAGCCCCGTCTACGACTACCCGCCCCGCGCCCGCTGGGCTTATGAAGCGGTCACGCTGTGGGCCGCCACCATGGTCGCCACCGAGCCGGCATGGCACCGCGCGCATCGGCGCCTCCAGCGCGCGATTGCCGACCTCAAGTCCTATCGCCGTTACCCCGTGCACTACCGGCCTGTGCGCTTCGACGCCGGGCGCGACCTCAACGGTTCGCGCTACTGGCTCCGCGTCCAGCATGAGCGCGACGGCCAGACGCGTGTTTACTTCAAGGGCCTCCGCCCATGGGCGCCCTTCGGCATGCGGCCCGGGCGCTTCGATCTGTGGCGGGAGACCGGCATCAGCTGGAATGACCCGATCATCTTCGAGCGGGTCCTGTCGGATCGGCTTTTAACGACAAGCGAGGCGCGGCTATGA
- a CDS encoding hypothetical protein (Evidence 5 : Unknown function), with product MPILSPSRLPEEAAAARVAQKFTVIDDMADAMREVEAVTGCCTVVDLKARGFTDVEINRYADDARAIALTRSHRRTSRVALPYEASGIGQPVHPRGAMVRDA from the coding sequence ATGCCCATTCTTTCCCCGTCTCGCCTTCCCGAAGAAGCCGCCGCCGCTCGCGTGGCCCAGAAATTCACAGTCATCGACGACATGGCCGACGCCATGCGCGAGGTCGAGGCGGTGACAGGCTGCTGCACAGTCGTCGATCTCAAGGCGCGCGGCTTCACGGATGTTGAGATCAACCGCTACGCCGACGATGCCCGCGCCATCGCGCTGACCCGTTCCCACCGCCGCACCTCCCGCGTGGCCCTGCCCTATGAGGCGTCCGGCATCGGCCAGCCCGTGCATCCGCGCGGCGCCATGGTGAGGGATGCATGA
- a CDS encoding putative DNA polymerase III epsilon subunit-like protein/uncharacterized tellurite resistance protein B-like protein (Evidence 3 : Putative function from multiple computational evidences) produces the protein MWRERVPETVVFVDVETTGLHSTDKIVSLGAVKVSMLELGRTNTEISAVHVLFDPGRKSHPRAEDVHGYSDWVLRHQDPFSDYAETIHAFLESGDLVVAHNARFDFGFIDREMAAVGLPPLQRPRFCTMEATRNLGIGSASLDSCCRRVGVSRAGARHGALEDAWLTQMVYLWLHDSPWRAPLPYTLAAPPRMHVAPPQPEGELPRRSKRNAQLVRLRRRVSHLLTMVVSIALADGAIDDRERHALLDIVGAKAQEMGIKDPLSAAGDIVAEALAALPDPSDLEVAAAYFRDDDAARAELAAAIETVARADGSLAAGEMQALRQIAALLGGAVASPASVSADA, from the coding sequence ATGTGGCGTGAGCGCGTGCCGGAGACGGTCGTTTTCGTTGATGTTGAGACGACTGGGCTTCATTCGACTGACAAGATCGTCAGCTTAGGCGCTGTAAAAGTTTCCATGTTGGAGCTTGGGCGCACAAACACCGAAATATCGGCGGTGCACGTACTCTTTGATCCCGGGCGCAAGAGCCACCCCAGGGCTGAGGATGTGCACGGTTACTCAGATTGGGTGCTGCGCCACCAGGACCCGTTTTCTGATTACGCTGAGACCATCCATGCATTTTTGGAATCGGGCGATCTGGTTGTCGCGCATAACGCGCGGTTCGATTTCGGCTTCATCGACCGGGAAATGGCGGCGGTCGGGCTGCCGCCGCTACAAAGGCCGCGCTTCTGCACGATGGAGGCCACGCGAAATCTTGGCATCGGAAGCGCCTCGCTCGATTCATGCTGCCGTCGCGTTGGCGTCAGCCGCGCGGGCGCGAGGCACGGCGCACTGGAAGATGCCTGGTTGACGCAGATGGTTTACCTCTGGCTGCATGACAGCCCATGGCGAGCGCCGTTGCCCTATACACTTGCGGCGCCACCGAGAATGCATGTCGCGCCACCTCAGCCAGAGGGAGAGTTGCCCCGGCGCAGCAAACGCAACGCTCAACTTGTGCGCCTCCGACGCCGCGTGTCGCATCTACTGACGATGGTGGTGTCGATCGCCTTGGCTGATGGCGCGATCGACGATCGCGAGCGCCACGCCCTCCTCGATATCGTGGGAGCTAAGGCGCAAGAGATGGGCATCAAGGACCCCCTGTCAGCCGCCGGCGATATCGTTGCCGAGGCATTGGCGGCGCTGCCTGATCCCAGCGACCTCGAGGTAGCCGCCGCATATTTCAGGGATGACGACGCCGCGCGGGCCGAACTCGCAGCGGCGATTGAAACGGTCGCGCGTGCGGATGGGTCTCTGGCCGCCGGAGAAATGCAGGCCTTAAGACAGATCGCCGCCCTGCTCGGAGGCGCTGTGGCCAGTCCCGCTTCCGTCAGCGCTGACGCTTGA
- a CDS encoding HTH cro/C1-type domain-containing protein yields the protein MTPARFRRMSNPNERLKARRSDRGFTTAKEAAEAFGWPLSTYTQHENGTRPLSRKAAERYAAVYGVSAGWLLYGEKDARAARDGPQVRFGGVIGAGQIVYPHDDIAASVSAVIGSEDGEAFEIVGDSMMPLAHPGDYVFFGLPRAPRDLIGRECIVELVDGKRLFKKLERGSRSGLYTLLSYNAEDIRDVEVVNAGPLLGVKRQR from the coding sequence ATGACCCCCGCTAGATTTCGGCGCATGTCGAATCCCAATGAGCGGCTGAAAGCGAGAAGGTCTGACCGCGGCTTCACTACGGCAAAGGAGGCTGCGGAGGCTTTCGGCTGGCCGCTCAGCACCTACACCCAGCACGAGAACGGCACGCGCCCACTGTCACGCAAGGCGGCGGAGCGTTACGCGGCCGTCTACGGTGTTAGTGCTGGTTGGCTGCTTTATGGCGAGAAGGACGCGAGGGCTGCGCGCGATGGACCGCAAGTGCGGTTCGGTGGCGTTATTGGCGCTGGGCAGATCGTCTACCCGCACGACGACATTGCGGCCAGCGTAAGCGCCGTCATCGGCAGCGAAGACGGCGAGGCGTTTGAGATCGTCGGCGATTCCATGATGCCTCTGGCGCACCCGGGCGACTATGTATTCTTCGGCCTCCCTCGCGCGCCGCGAGACCTTATTGGGCGCGAATGCATCGTGGAGCTCGTTGACGGAAAGCGGCTTTTCAAGAAGCTCGAGCGCGGGTCGCGATCGGGGCTGTACACGTTGCTGTCCTATAACGCCGAGGATATTCGTGACGTCGAGGTCGTCAACGCAGGGCCCCTGCTCGGCGTCAAGCGTCAGCGCTGA
- a CDS encoding conserved hypothetical protein (Evidence 4 : Unknown function but conserved in other organisms): MTRLPRKTSESERLALKVATRHLVDACGGGINAASITRVGQQKLSDYGNRNVADVFAGIDVIADLERDCGELFVTRALADLAECDVVPRPGTAAPLAPADILARMIRESADVSAAIATAQAAGGWTREARATILKEILDLYDVLAPLKAEMEVG, encoded by the coding sequence ATGACCCGATTGCCGCGTAAGACATCCGAGAGCGAGCGGCTGGCGCTGAAGGTCGCCACCCGCCATCTCGTCGACGCCTGCGGCGGCGGTATCAATGCCGCCAGCATCACCCGCGTCGGACAGCAGAAATTATCCGACTATGGCAACCGTAATGTCGCCGACGTGTTCGCCGGCATCGACGTGATCGCCGACCTGGAGCGCGACTGCGGCGAACTCTTCGTGACGCGCGCGCTCGCGGACCTCGCCGAGTGTGACGTGGTGCCGAGGCCCGGCACGGCCGCGCCGCTCGCGCCCGCCGACATCCTCGCCCGCATGATCCGCGAAAGCGCCGACGTCTCCGCCGCCATCGCCACGGCGCAGGCCGCGGGCGGGTGGACGCGCGAGGCGCGCGCCACGATCCTCAAGGAAATCCTCGACCTCTATGACGTGCTGGCGCCGCTCAAGGCTGAGATGGAGGTGGGGTGA
- a CDS encoding hypothetical protein (Evidence 5 : Unknown function) produces the protein MMRLAQAAVFHGLHEARRFDMFSLDGDLQLEQRDLDHSNGPTNRVQPVARTLCKPFNASKAPRSIGLIINAIYFLAGRSKRLHFFINASSTDDPCNIVTQKADRHASGIINFLEIRSLNYCGNLAVVGGILNYKGVFALHIEAHEVVFDGIVCRLRSVYLQQSSPQKFKALQRVNFLRFGILLPQQVRGNNRGDQSQDARRQSLVPLEPEFGAAIGPFFFNRCNASGPVIHCGKKCRRDCRRHEHRHDETDWPPVFSPYHIPGSHPRPPRADNRRAQDSLQVAT, from the coding sequence GTGATGCGGCTAGCGCAAGCTGCGGTCTTCCATGGCCTGCATGAGGCCAGACGCTTCGATATGTTCTCGCTCGATGGTGATCTGCAGCTGGAGCAGCGCGACCTCGATCATTCTAACGGCCCGACGAACCGCGTGCAGCCGGTCGCGCGCACCTTGTGTAAACCCTTCAACGCTTCCAAAGCTCCACGCTCGATTGGTCTCATAATCAATGCTATTTATTTCCTCGCAGGCCGATCTAAGCGATTGCATTTTTTCATAAATGCGAGCTCCACCGATGATCCCTGCAATATCGTCACTCAGAAAGCCGATCGCCACGCGAGCGGCATCATCAATTTCTTGGAAATAAGGTCGCTTAATTATTGCGGGAACCTCGCCGTCGTCGGTGGCATTCTCAATTACAAAGGGGTCTTCGCTCTCCACATTGAGGCCCATGAGGTGGTATTCGACGGCATCGTATGTCGATTGCGCTCGGTCTATCTCCAGCAATCTTCGCCGCAGAAATTCAAAGCGCTGCAACGCGTTAATTTTCTCCGATTCGGAATTCTGCTTCCACAGCAAGTTCGCGGCAATAATCGCGGTGATCAGAGCCAAGATGCCCGCCGTCAGAGTCTGGTACCGCTCGAACCAGAATTCGGCGCAGCTATAGGCCCATTTTTTTTCAATCGCTGCAATGCAAGCGGGCCCGTCATTCACTGCGGCAAAAAATGCCGCCGCGATTGCCGTCGCCACGAGCACCGCCACGACGAGACCGATTGGCCTCCGGTATTCTCGCCATACCACATCCCCGGGTCTCATCCTCGCCCCCCACGCGCCGACAACCGTCGCGCTCAGGATTCCTTACAGGTGGCGACATGA
- a CDS encoding hypothetical protein (Evidence 5 : Unknown function) → MRPGDVVWREYRRPIGLVVAVLVATAIAAAFFAAVNDGPACIAAIEKKWAYSCAEFWFERYQTLTAGILALITAIIAANLLWKQNSESEKINALQRFEFLRRRLLEIDRAQSTYDAVEYHLMGLNVESEDPFVIENATDDGEVPAIIKRPYFQEIDDAARVAIGFLSDDIAGIIGGARIYEKMQSLRSACEEINSIDYETNRAWSFGSVEGFTQGARDRLHAVRRAVRMIEVALLQLQITIEREHIEASGLMQAMEDRSLR, encoded by the coding sequence ATGAGACCCGGGGATGTGGTATGGCGAGAATACCGGAGGCCAATCGGTCTCGTCGTGGCGGTGCTCGTGGCGACGGCAATCGCGGCGGCATTTTTTGCCGCAGTGAATGACGGGCCCGCTTGCATTGCAGCGATTGAAAAAAAATGGGCCTATAGCTGCGCCGAATTCTGGTTCGAGCGGTACCAGACTCTGACGGCGGGCATCTTGGCTCTGATCACCGCGATTATTGCCGCGAACTTGCTGTGGAAGCAGAATTCCGAATCGGAGAAAATTAACGCGTTGCAGCGCTTTGAATTTCTGCGGCGAAGATTGCTGGAGATAGACCGAGCGCAATCGACATACGATGCCGTCGAATACCACCTCATGGGCCTCAATGTGGAGAGCGAAGACCCCTTTGTAATTGAGAATGCCACCGACGACGGCGAGGTTCCCGCAATAATTAAGCGACCTTATTTCCAAGAAATTGATGATGCCGCTCGCGTGGCGATCGGCTTTCTGAGTGACGATATTGCAGGGATCATCGGTGGAGCTCGCATTTATGAAAAAATGCAATCGCTTAGATCGGCCTGCGAGGAAATAAATAGCATTGATTATGAGACCAATCGAGCGTGGAGCTTTGGAAGCGTTGAAGGGTTTACACAAGGTGCGCGCGACCGGCTGCACGCGGTTCGTCGGGCCGTTAGAATGATCGAGGTCGCGCTGCTCCAGCTGCAGATCACCATCGAGCGAGAACATATCGAAGCGTCTGGCCTCATGCAGGCCATGGAAGACCGCAGCTTGCGCTAG